DNA from Podarcis muralis chromosome 13, rPodMur119.hap1.1, whole genome shotgun sequence:
GCACAGACAGAAACTGCTTCCAACAGAAGCAGTTTCCAGGCCCcattcaaagtactggttttgacctataaagccttaaaaggctcctgaccacaatacctcaaggactggcTCTCACCCTGCAATCATCCTCCAAGGCCCTTCTGCGTGTGCCTCCTCCAGAAGAAGGTAGTAATATGAGAATGGGCCCTTTCTACAGTGGCTCTGTGTTTGTGGAGTGCCCTCCCCAAGGTGGTTCgaatggcaccttcattatatacacctttaggtgccaggcaaccaGGCCTTGCGCTGATTAACATCCtacacccttttaaatgtgtttgtggggtgggggtaagGGGAGTTATTAGTTTGTGGTCTTCTTGTCGTTTTTGTAAAACATTTTGTGCTTCATCTTCCATTTTTATGttttgaaccaccctgagattaaaggatgaagggcggtatacaaatttcatAACTAAATAAGTAATGATATCCCTTAGCAAATCTCTGCCCTACACTTGCCCTTTTCTTGGACGAAGCCTTGCCCGAATGAAGGTACCATTCATTTCCCCCATGTGACCCCTtcccagacgttgttggactgcaattcccatcatcccttgccattggctatgatggctgaagctgatgggagttggagtctatcaGCCTCTGGCGCGCACCGCGTTGGCTACATCGCTTCACCGGTTCTAAATGATAGCTGCCTCCGCCCTCCTTCATCTCTCGGATTCGCCCGTCCTCTGCCCTCAGGATCAATGGGGTTTTTTTCTACCCAGaccttttcttttaaatgtcaCCCGCTTGGGGAAACTACGCCTCCCAGGATGCCGCGCAGATCCAGCCCTCTTCCTCACCGCGCCTTGCGCTGCGTCGGCTAAGTGGGAAAGTGCGCGGCAAGCGCGGCGCTCGTCCAGGCTGCCCCTCGCGCCGCCCTCGGCCCGCTTGCTGCCCCTGCTATGGCGGCAGGGGCTCCCTCGGCTGTTCCTGCCCGCAGCCCCCCTCGGTGGCTCGGAGGCCCTGCTGACGGCTCCGTGTACCTCCTCCTGCCCGTCCCTGCTGGAAGTGCCCTGGTGCTAACACCAGGTGAGCATGTGGGGGGTACGGACGGAGGGTTTGCTCGGAAACCGGGGCTAAACTTGACCCAGGGATCTGCCCTAGAATAGCATTTTTAGCCAGGTCTAAAGTCTGGATCTTGAAATGTCTGCCTATGTGTTAGAAAGTGGGAGATGGACTcgtgtttgtttgtgtgcgtgTAAGGGTAGATGAAACTGCACCAGTAGGTTTCCTGAGTAACACTGCAAGCCTAACCCCATTTACCCgaaagtaagcaccactgaattccaTAGGCCTTAATTCTGGGTAGGCATGGTTAGGAGACTACGTACTGCAAACCCCACGAAAACCCTTAACACTGTTTCTCTCTTCATATGGATGCAGCCTACATATTTCATAACCCAGGGGCTTCTTGGTTCTTGTGGTAGATATCACACCGTCTTCCTGTGCAAATTTTTCTCTTCCCAAGATGTTTTTCAGAGGGATTCCTCATCTTGCAACGCTtaacccagggatggggaaacctgtggcccgccagatgttattggactccaatcagcccagccaacatggccaatggtcaaggatagtGGATGTTGTGGTCCAGTAGCATCTGGCGGGCCAAAAGCTTCTCCATTCCTCCTTATTCTGCCTCTTTTCTGTCTGCAGCAGATGGAGCAAATTCTGCCTGGATTCTGTCTCTCCCTGCAGAGAGCAAGAACAAAGTGGAAAACCCACAGGAAGATGGTGCACAGCCACGTCCCATTTCCTCAAGTAGCTCCAGCGGGAGTGGAAATAAGGTGCTGCAGAAAGGAGGCTCTGCGAAAGACCAGCCGACTTTTTGTAAAGGGGACTTGAAGGACCCTCTGCGGGCCTTGTGTGGCAAAACAAAATCCTACAAATGCCCCGACTGCGGGAAAAATTACCGCAGGAGCACAGACCTCTTGAGGCACCAGAGGACCCACACGGGAGAAAGGCCTTATCTGTGCCTGgactgtgggaagagcttcagtcggagttcAATCCTCCTGGAGCACCAGAGAATCCATACAGGTGAGAAGCCATACAAATGCAGCCACTGCGGGCAAGGATTTAGCCAGAGCTCCAACTGTAAGCAGCATGAGAGGACTCATGGGAAGGAGAAAAGGAGTGACCCAATACACTGGGGATCAACTTGGCAAAGGACAGAGGTTCAGAGGCGTGGGCCTAAAAGCCTGAAAAGAATTGATGAAGGTGCAAAAGCTGGACTCAGATCTCAGTCTCCAGGGGGAAGTTCCTCATGGAGCTCAAAGATGGTGATGAAGTATCAGAAAAGCCATAGGATGGAGAAGCCCTACAGGTGCCCTGAGTGCGGGAAATGCTTTGCACGTAGCACGGATTTCATCCGGCACCACATTACCCACACAGGAGAAAAGCCCTACACGTGTGTGAAATGTGGCAAGAGTTTTACGCGCAGCTCGGTCCTCATTGAGCACCAGcgaatccacacgggagagaggCCCTACAAGTGTCGGCTGTGCGGAAAGGGCTTCAGTCAGAACTCTAACCGTAACCAACACGAGACAATCCACCAGGCTAAGAAATCTCCTGACGCTTCCTGAGTGGCAGTGGAACTTGTTACTGGGGTGTGGGACTCACTAGAATCCACTTGGCTGGGGAGAAGGCCTGAAGCGCAAGTCCAAGGGGGTGCAGATGTCCCAAGGCAAATTTGAAGCTATTGTGTGTTAGAATCCAAAATGGTGAGGAAAAGTCCAAGGCTGCAAGTTTATGCCCACTTACTTGGggctaagccccactgaattaaatgggacttacttctgagtagacatgggtaTGATTGCAGCACTCAAGTGGTATAGGGGCTTATTTTTATATGAGGTGATTTGTCAATAAAAGGTTCTTGCTGCAGAAATCATGAGGAAAACACATGTATCTATGAAAAACCTTACTATTGACACTGAGAGGaaataaattaattttgttaCAAATTATAATATTCTTGTTAATTGTTCTGTGCACCCCAAATGTAAATTCCACTATGTTCAGTGGAATGAGTGCCATATTTAGGGTGGTCCAGGCGGTTCCCACACAGGGTGCCAAGCCAAGGGGAAGAAAAATTGAGAATATCCATAATTAAGAAGAATCCTTTGGGggtaccaaattttggcctcacacaggtgGCCATATTACAAAGATTACTAAAATCCACTTTGGTGGAACTTACTTCTTccattcagaagtaagttccaccaggtaagtgggcacaggaGAGCTGCTTGTTAGAAAACctttataatttaaataaaagaaagaatacGGAAAAGGAAATAGTACCAGCAGGTGATCTTTTTCTTTCCCATATAGTGATCATTACTAATGACTGCTGGTACTTAACTCTATTCTAAAAGATAGTGAGAGTGTACAGCCTGATCATATTTCATACAATCTACAGAAAACTGCAAGAAAGTAACTTGGGTTTCATCACTTCATGGTGGTTGTTTTTAGATTAGAGTAGTAGAAACATTTGCTTGATTAGTCTGAACTTGTCTTGCATTATACCATATCCTGGCCATACACACAATCACtgcagcattttcttttcttttcccatcaGTGAATTTGTTCTGTTACATTTGTACCCTCTTTCACTATATATGGCTTGCtaatttttttttctaatttaTTTTAACGAAAGCTAAATCTGCTTATTCCATGGTCCTGAAAATAAAAGTGCCTTTGAGGAtgtgcatgccaccccaatctctgggcagtgtgaaattccaggggttccaggcatttccttcgggaatgaggcacagtggggact
Protein-coding regions in this window:
- the LOC114583712 gene encoding uncharacterized protein LOC114583712, producing MAAGAPSAVPARSPPRWLGGPADGSVYLLLPVPAGSALVLTPADGANSAWILSLPAESKNKVENPQEDGAQPRPISSSSSSGSGNKVLQKGGSAKDQPTFCKGDLKDPLRALCGKTKSYKCPDCGKNYRRSTDLLRHQRTHTGERPYLCLDCGKSFSRSSILLEHQRIHTGEKPYKCSHCGQGFSQSSNCKQHERTHGKEKRSDPIHWGSTWQRTEVQRRGPKSLKRIDEGAKAGLRSQSPGGSSSWSSKMVMKYQKSHRMEKPYRCPECGKCFARSTDFIRHHITHTGEKPYTCVKCGKSFTRSSVLIEHQRIHTGERPYKCRLCGKGFSQNSNRNQHETIHQAKKSPDAS